One window from the genome of Pedobacter schmidteae encodes:
- a CDS encoding response regulator: protein MKYTPLPENEKERLKVLHNYQTFDTTYEAHFERITELTSSICDTNIAFVTLIDQKKQWYRSNKIFTTDEIGIENDFYKQTIKSSGFYEILNASADISLKTNANHQFIKIIYYAGLPLVDSDGVVIGTLSIYDTKPRKELTDKQKRLIELLSNEIVSLVDEVKNKKELSHFLKLYKLSPDLICEADANGVMHKINPAFKSLLGWSDEDLLNNSFYNFLHPYDLQSTSDEFKKLSTTKNSISFVNRFKTKKGEYKTLQWSATIETETHTILAIARDITKDKHLQQKILVSEGKLKSFVENSQGFMFTHDLSGNFLFINNHGPQHLGYTKSEMQSMTLFDLIPKEHHSLLTTYLGDIKANGKAEGLMTTSHKKGKSIIWIFNCLLENTASNKPYIICNAIDITERHQLAKELKNKNKKLEQANTVARLGNWELDLIAQKLIWSEVTREIFEVGGNFEPNPENELTFYKAGTSRDSRFNALNAAVLKGETWDLELELTTAQGNNIWIKSIGVPDFLEGRCIKIRGTVQDITKIKSMEASLISAKEEAELANKAKSEFLANMSHEIRTPLNGIIGFTDLLIKTQLNETQQQYLSIVTQSGNALLNTINDILDFSKIEAGKLEMNRSKFNLYEMAEESADVIKYQVQSKGLEMLLNISSDLPRYIWADELRLKQILINLLGNAVKFTEKGEIELKVEALTDPGLNEIKYRFAVRDTGIGINPDKKLKIFDAFSQEDASTTKRYGGTGLGLTISNKLLGLMNSKLQVDSIPGKGSTFYFEITLQSEAGESIEVQNLSSIKKVLVVDDNKNNRLIINKMLSLKQIKSEEANSGPEAIKLIANGEKYDVILMDYHMPDLDGLETIKRIREILKDVNNEQPIILLHSSSDETIIRACEKLNVNHRLLKPIKLKDMYSALFRVISKKSEKTNLIQQEPERMDDHVQVLIAEDNAVNMLLAKTIVRRIAPNATILEAKNGLEALELYKTTKIDIILMDIQMPEMNGYEATKKIRSLKHKTHTPIIALTAGNVKGEKEKCFAAGMDDFISKPVVAHTIALSLKKWLKHPSEDPHSNLSRSPSENATYHFNIELLKEYVGDDAGVLTKVLSLLRTELMNFSKEFKEHVVNSDLNKIQELGHKMYDTSIVSGLTALAVIAKKIGSLNAYDDEEINNLLASTKQEIKTAIGLIVK, encoded by the coding sequence ATGAAATATACACCTCTTCCCGAAAATGAAAAAGAAAGACTAAAAGTGTTACATAATTATCAAACATTTGATACCACATACGAAGCTCACTTCGAACGAATCACTGAATTAACCTCTTCGATATGCGATACCAATATTGCATTTGTTACTTTAATCGATCAAAAAAAACAATGGTATAGATCTAACAAAATTTTCACCACCGATGAAATCGGTATAGAAAATGACTTTTATAAACAGACCATAAAAAGTTCCGGCTTTTATGAAATCCTAAACGCCTCTGCCGATATCAGTCTTAAAACAAATGCGAATCATCAATTCATAAAAATCATATACTATGCCGGATTACCACTAGTTGATTCGGATGGAGTGGTGATAGGCACCTTATCTATTTATGATACTAAACCACGGAAAGAACTAACAGATAAGCAAAAAAGGCTTATCGAACTACTCTCTAATGAAATAGTGTCATTAGTAGATGAAGTCAAAAATAAAAAAGAACTTAGTCACTTTTTAAAACTGTATAAATTATCACCTGATTTAATTTGCGAAGCGGATGCTAATGGCGTTATGCATAAAATAAACCCGGCATTCAAAAGCTTGCTGGGCTGGTCGGATGAAGATTTATTAAATAACTCATTTTATAATTTTTTGCATCCCTATGACTTACAATCCACAAGTGATGAATTTAAAAAATTAAGCACTACTAAGAACTCCATAAGCTTTGTCAATCGTTTTAAAACAAAAAAAGGTGAATATAAAACATTACAGTGGAGTGCAACCATAGAAACCGAAACGCATACCATCCTGGCTATTGCCAGAGATATTACAAAAGATAAGCATCTTCAGCAAAAAATTTTAGTCAGTGAAGGCAAACTAAAATCTTTTGTCGAAAACAGTCAGGGTTTCATGTTTACGCACGACCTTTCGGGCAACTTCCTTTTTATCAACAACCATGGACCACAGCATTTGGGCTATACGAAATCCGAAATGCAAAGTATGACCTTATTTGATCTGATCCCGAAAGAACATCATTCGTTACTGACTACCTATTTAGGTGACATTAAAGCTAATGGAAAAGCTGAAGGTCTAATGACCACCAGCCATAAAAAAGGTAAATCCATTATATGGATATTCAACTGCTTATTAGAAAATACCGCCTCAAACAAGCCTTATATTATTTGTAATGCTATCGATATTACAGAAAGGCACCAATTGGCTAAAGAGCTAAAAAATAAAAACAAAAAACTTGAACAAGCCAATACTGTTGCCCGGCTTGGAAATTGGGAACTTGATCTTATTGCTCAAAAATTGATATGGTCGGAAGTAACCAGAGAAATATTTGAAGTTGGTGGGAATTTTGAGCCCAATCCTGAAAATGAATTGACATTTTATAAAGCTGGAACAAGCCGAGATAGTAGATTTAATGCACTAAATGCAGCAGTATTAAAAGGTGAAACCTGGGATCTGGAATTGGAATTAACCACAGCGCAAGGAAATAACATCTGGATCAAATCAATAGGTGTTCCCGATTTTTTAGAAGGACGTTGCATAAAAATACGTGGCACAGTTCAGGATATTACAAAAATCAAATCAATGGAAGCCAGCCTCATTTCTGCAAAAGAAGAGGCGGAGCTGGCTAATAAAGCCAAATCAGAATTTTTGGCCAATATGAGTCATGAAATCCGTACTCCACTGAATGGCATTATCGGTTTCACTGATTTGCTGATTAAAACGCAATTAAATGAAACTCAACAACAATATTTATCCATTGTAACACAATCCGGAAACGCGTTACTCAACACCATTAACGATATTTTAGATTTCTCTAAGATTGAAGCTGGCAAGCTGGAGATGAACCGGTCCAAATTCAATCTCTATGAAATGGCCGAGGAATCTGCCGATGTGATCAAATATCAGGTCCAAAGTAAAGGACTCGAGATGCTATTGAATATATCGTCCGACCTACCTAGGTATATCTGGGCCGATGAATTGCGCCTCAAACAAATCCTGATCAACCTGCTCGGAAATGCTGTTAAATTTACTGAAAAGGGAGAAATTGAGCTCAAAGTAGAAGCATTAACTGACCCCGGTTTAAACGAAATCAAATATCGTTTTGCTGTAAGGGATACCGGAATTGGCATTAATCCGGATAAAAAACTAAAAATATTCGATGCCTTTTCGCAGGAAGACGCTTCCACAACTAAAAGATATGGAGGAACAGGTCTGGGGCTAACCATTTCTAACAAATTGCTGGGATTGATGAATAGCAAGCTTCAAGTAGACAGTATTCCTGGCAAAGGCAGCACGTTCTACTTTGAAATTACCCTCCAGTCTGAGGCCGGCGAATCTATAGAGGTCCAGAACCTGAGTAGCATTAAAAAAGTATTGGTAGTTGACGACAACAAAAACAATAGACTGATTATCAACAAAATGCTATCGCTAAAACAGATTAAATCTGAAGAAGCCAATAGTGGTCCGGAAGCCATCAAACTGATTGCCAATGGAGAGAAATACGATGTCATATTAATGGATTATCATATGCCCGATTTAGATGGTTTAGAAACAATCAAGAGAATTAGGGAGATTTTAAAAGACGTTAATAATGAACAGCCGATCATTTTACTGCACAGCTCCTCCGACGAGACAATTATCAGAGCTTGTGAAAAACTAAACGTAAACCATCGACTATTAAAGCCTATCAAACTTAAAGATATGTATAGCGCTTTGTTTCGGGTTATTTCTAAGAAATCAGAAAAAACCAATCTGATACAACAAGAACCCGAACGAATGGACGACCATGTTCAGGTACTTATAGCAGAAGACAATGCGGTGAATATGCTTCTGGCAAAAACCATTGTAAGAAGAATAGCACCTAATGCAACCATCCTGGAAGCCAAAAACGGGCTGGAAGCCTTAGAGCTTTATAAAACTACAAAAATTGATATCATTTTAATGGATATCCAAATGCCTGAAATGAATGGCTACGAAGCTACAAAGAAGATCAGGAGCCTTAAACATAAAACACATACACCAATCATAGCACTTACCGCAGGAAACGTGAAGGGTGAGAAAGAAAAATGTTTTGCAGCAGGTATGGATGATTTTATTTCAAAACCGGTAGTTGCCCATACCATAGCACTTTCGCTAAAAAAATGGTTAAAACATCCTTCTGAGGATCCACATAGTAATTTGTCACGCTCACCTTCTGAAAATGCAACGTACCATTTTAACATTGAACTACTAAAAGAATATGTTGGAGATGATGCTGGTGTACTGACAAAAGTACTTTCTTTACTTAGGACTGAACTTATGAACTTCTCCAAAGAATTTAAAGAACATGTGGTCAACAGCGACTTAAATAAAATTCAGGAACTGGGACATAAAATGTACGACACATCCATTGTATCGGGCCTTACAGCGCTGGCGGTAATTGCAAAAAAAATAGGCTCCCTAAACGCTTATGATGACGAAGAAATCAACAACCTGTTGGCATCAACCAAACAGGAGATCAAAACTGCGATAGGCTTAATTGTAAAATAA
- a CDS encoding YMGG-like glycine zipper-containing protein, translating into MKKIFLVIVLGLGLSACSNHAKEEALAKQQAIIAIKDSLKLDSFKRAETAAAKEKEEQRLAKVKEEKRMLLLAEKNEAAAARSSARSYNNETAAPAKKKGWSQAAKGTLIGGVAGAVGGALIDKKAGRGAIIGGAVGAGTGYVIGRSQDRKSGRVAPKN; encoded by the coding sequence ATGAAAAAGATATTTTTAGTGATCGTACTTGGGCTTGGCTTGTCAGCCTGTAGCAATCACGCAAAAGAGGAAGCTCTAGCGAAACAACAGGCGATAATTGCGATTAAAGATAGCTTAAAGCTTGATAGCTTTAAACGAGCTGAAACAGCTGCTGCGAAGGAGAAAGAGGAGCAGCGCCTGGCCAAGGTAAAAGAAGAAAAACGTATGCTATTGCTGGCGGAAAAAAATGAAGCTGCAGCTGCCAGATCATCTGCACGGAGCTATAATAATGAAACTGCTGCTCCTGCCAAGAAAAAAGGATGGAGCCAGGCTGCTAAGGGCACATTAATTGGTGGTGTAGCAGGTGCTGTAGGTGGTGCATTGATAGATAAAAAGGCCGGTAGGGGAGCGATAATTGGTGGTGCAGTTGGTGCAGGAACCGGATATGTGATAGGGAGAAGCCAGGATAGGAAATCAGGACGAGTCGCCCCGAAAAATTAA